Proteins encoded in a region of the Ornithodoros turicata isolate Travis chromosome 3, ASM3712646v1, whole genome shotgun sequence genome:
- the LOC135388466 gene encoding uncharacterized protein LOC135388466, with protein MVTCHLCPPADRQHYTTALGLQVHLANVHNLATPCIPFCETLCTLRNYTNRYELHLHDRDDDGQDVSTFFHENGRYLAGVLRHFGFPLRFYVLLKAELGRHTPEDEIIFVTQFIPSSVHTLWSERDVERAVIEVGTEVTNNLEKLEMQGSGFFLFRIHACILHVGRLAPQLIGCTDFELPNELKKKCRCLLNVDLHEDSEQNMCFAFCVLAGLHPAKGSYRRRASSYRSYLSQYVFPETFPVVFPKDVEMFEKQNDVSINVYGYDKDEKYVYPIKVVDDQCKKHVDLLLIDFHFVLITNFNALFTPPGYFHCKRCTMGFTTPGVLADHLLMCKQQKVSKTIFPKKGETLSFAGEHLMSEVPFYCVYDFESVLSPCSGGGNVYEEHIPSSFCLLVIRSCDSYVLKKHIYRGADCVSVFMELLRNLHDELYAMLHETVPLQMTPGDELEHSEATHCNICKEPFTKKQKVRDHDHVSGEFRQSLCQGCNLKLRIPRKVPIIAHNANYDLGFIVAHLHLLRKTDIRVIASSCQKFKAIDIGVFRFIDSLSFLNASLDTLTKNLCDKGESNFRCLRQFFAEEDYFRLVVRKGVFCYNYVTSFERYDEPCLPSRDQFFNQLNGSEVSEEDYRHAQNVFEKFQLKSLGEYSDLYLLTDALLLADVFQNFRIWALETHKIEPLHFVSLPGLSMSCALKMSRINLDLIHDPDAYLLIERGLRGGMTQCSTRMATANVPGTDQYDPEKPKTIIHYMDINGLYGTVMREPLPFGDFEWLSPEEVAGLDVTLVADYADVGYFLEVDLAYVQELHERHKDLPLAPEKMSVPYELLSDYQKDLMKKFNLPQHDIEPKLLLTLLDKKKYFLHYRSLKLYLQLGLRLEKIHRVLRFKQKPFLRSYVDFHHELRKQATNTFERNLYKSLINSVYGKTCMNVRKFVDCRLATSEEQVLRFLRKPNLKQFRALSSNVVLFQFAQSIVRMRQPLYLGFTILELSKVMMYDFYYNNLLRVAPDTRLLYMDTDSYIVMLSDEKALAELADTHLDTSGHSCDDSMYSTKNKMVLGKFKNEMPHDHILGFCCLKPKLYALDLHSKRRYNRAKGVKQCEAQKLHYSMYIDSLKLGEVYKVCQNLIVRKENINKSVCVTKVALNPLDTKRFICEDGIHTLPFGYASNGKM; from the coding sequence atggtgacatgccacctttgtcctccggccgatcggcagcactacacaacagcgctgggacttcaagttcatctggctaacgttcataaccttgcaacaccctgtatcccattttgtgagacactctgtacgctccgcaactataccaaccgctatgagcttcatctacatgacagagacgacgacgggcaggatgtcagcacattctttcatgaaaacggacgctaccttgccggtgtacttcgacatttcggatttccgttacgcttttatgttttgctgaaggcggaactcggtcgacatacgcctgaggatgagatcatatttgtcactcaatttattccttcgagtgtgcatacgctgtggtcggaacgagacgtagaacgtgctgtcattgaagtaggcactgaagtcaccaacaatttagaaaagcttgaaatgcaagggtcgggatttttcttatttcgaattcacgcctgcattcttcatgtcggtcgtctcgcaccacagctcattggttgtaccgactttgaattgccaaacgaattgaaaaaaaagtgtcggtgtcttctgaatgtcgaccttcacgaggatagtgaacagaacatgtgtttcgcattttgcgtacttgccggtctacatcctgcaaagggttcttacagacgcagagcttcatcctacaggtcatacctgtctcaatatgtatttccagagacgtttcctgtagtgttcccgaaagatgtagaaatgtttgagaagcagaacgatgtgagcattaacgtgtacggttatgacaaagatgaaaaatatgtttacccgattaaggttgttgacgaccagtgcaagaagcatgtcgacctactgctgattgacttccattttgtactcattactaatttcaatgctttgttcacaccacctggttattttcactgcaaacggtgtacgatgggtttcaccaccccgggtgtactcgccgatcatctactaatgtgtaaacaacaaaaagtgtccaagactatttttccaaagaagggtgagacactgtcgtttgccggagagcatttgatgtcggaagttcccttctactgtgtatacgactttgagagtgtactatcaccgtgttcgggaggcgggaatgtctacgaggaacacatcccttcatccttctgtctcctcgtcatacgctcgtgcgattcgtatgtcttgaagaaacatatttaccgtggtgcagactgcgtttccgttttcatggaactattgcgtaatttgcatgatgagctgtatgcgatgttgcacgagacagtgcccttgcaaatgaccccaggagacgaactcgaacattctgaagccactcactgtaacatctgtaaagaaccattcactaagaagcagaaagtgcgagaccatgatcacgtaagtggagaatttcgccaatcattgtgtcagggatgtaatctgaaactgcggataccacggaaagtgcccatcattgcacataatgccaATTATGACCTCGGATTCATAGTAGCTCATCTGCACCTGCTTCGGAAGACAGACATCAGAGTGATAGCCTCCAGTTGTCAAAAGTTTAAGGCTATAGACATTGGTGTGTTCCGCTTCATAGACTCGTTAAGCTTCCTCAATGCTAGTCTCGACACACTGACGAAAAATCTATGTGACAAAGGTGAATCTAACTTCAGGTGTCTGCGTCAGTTTTTCGCAGAGGAGGACTACTTCAGGTTGGTTGTACGTAAAGGGGTTTTCTGTTATAACTACGTTACCTCTTTTGAACGTTACGACGAGCCCTGTTTGCCATCACGTGACCAGTTCTTTAACCAACTGAACGGATCAGAAGTGAGCGAGGAAGATTACCGCCATGCGCAAAAtgtgtttgaaaaatttcaactgaagagcctgggcgagtactcggatttgtaccttctgacggacgcattgcttctggcagacgtgtttcaaaacttccgaatatgggcgttggagacgcacaaaattgaaccacttcatttcgtgtcactcccgggactaagcatgtcttgcgcactaaaaatgagccggattaatctggatttaatccacgatcccgatgcctatctgttaattgaACGGGGCCTGCGTGGTGGTATGACCCAGTGTTCAACGCGAATGGCCACTGCAAATGTCCCAGGGACAGATCAGTACGATCCCGAAAAACCAAAGACCATAATTCATTACATGGACATAAATGGACTCTATGGCACAGTGATGCGTGAACCACTCCCATTCGGAGACTTTGAATGGCTGTCACCCGAAGAGGTTGCAGGTTTAGATGTAACCCTTGTTGCAGATTATGCAGACGTTGGTTATTTTTTAGAGGTAGACCTGGCCTACGTACAAGAGCTCCACGAACGACATAAAGATTTACCGCTCGCGCCCGAAAAAATGAGCGTCCCGTATGAGTTGCTTTCGGATTATCAGAAAGACCTGATGAAAAAATTTAACCTCCCACAGCATGATATAGAACCGAAATTACTCCTTACACTGCTTGACAAGAAGAAGTATTTTCTTCATTATCGCAGTCTAAAGTTGTACCTACAGTTGGGTCTTCGGCTCGAGAAAATTCACCGGGTGCTCAGGTTCAAACAAAAACCATTCCTGCGATCCTATGTTGACTTCCATCATGAactacgcaagcaggcaaccaataccttcgaacgtaacctgtacaagagtttaattaactccgtatatgggaaaacatgtatgaatgtacgaaagttcgtcgactgtcgcttagcaacttccgaggagcaagtgttgagattcttgcgtaaaccgaacctcaaacaattcagggctctaagctctaacgtagtcttgtttcagttcgctcaatcgatagtccgtatgcgacagcctctgtacctggggttcactattctcgagctgtctaaagtcatgatgtatgacttttattataacaacttgcttcgggtagccccggacacaaggctcttgtatatggacacagattcttatatcgtgatgctgagcgatgagaaggcccttgcagagctcgccgatacccaccttgatacatctggtcattcttgtgatgactcgatgtattctacgaaaaacaagatggtgctaggaaaatttaagaacgaaatgccccacgaccacatcctagggttctgttgcctgaaaccaaagctctatgcactagacctccatagtaaaagacgatacaatcgtgctaagggggtgaaacaatgtgaagcccagaagttgcattattcaatgtacatagactctcttaagcttggtgaagtgtacaaagtttgtcagaacctcattgtgcgcaaggaaaatataaataaaagtgtatgtgttacgaaagtagctttaaatcccctagacacaaagcgtttcatttgtgaggatggtatccacacgttaccctttgggtacgcatccaatggaaagatgtag